A genomic window from Corvus moneduloides isolate bCorMon1 chromosome 11, bCorMon1.pri, whole genome shotgun sequence includes:
- the LOC116449352 gene encoding histone H2A type 2-B: protein MSGRGKSGGKARAKAKSRSSRAGLQFPVGRVHRLLRKGNYAERVGAGAPVYLAAVLEYLSAEILELAGNAARDNKKTRIIPRHLQLAIRNDEELNKLLGGVTIAQGGVLPNIQAVLLPKKTQSSKK, encoded by the coding sequence ATGTCGGGCCGGGGGAAATCCGGCGGAAAGGCGCGGGCCAAGGCCAAGTCGCGCTCGTCGCGGGCCGGGCTGCAGTTCCCCGTGGGGCGGGTGCATCGGCTGCTGCGGAAGGGTAACTACGCGGAGCGGGTGGGCGCCGGGGCGCCGGTGTACCTGGCGGCCGTGCTGGAGTACCTGTCGGCTGAGATCCTGGAGCTGGCGGGCAACGCGGCTCGCGACAACAAGAAGACGCGCATCATCCCGCGGCACCTGCAGCTCGCCATCCGCAACGACGAGGAGCTCAACAAGCTGCTGGGCGGCGTGACCATCGCCCAGGGCGGCGTCCTGCCCAACATCCAGGCCGTGCTGCTGCCCAAGAAGACGCAGAGCTCCAAGAAGTGA